The following proteins are encoded in a genomic region of Reichenbachiella sp.:
- a CDS encoding HAMP domain-containing sensor histidine kinase: MNKLAIRGLILAMGLALVGLVVFQVYWIESIISANEEAFKRDVQDALTSVAQKLEKKEAMIVAVDNFHTNFAFKSPSESDSNQYELIESTFEKKVIQVQDYAKDSSRRPEWLSFYFDSEKNDPKLKNVSITLTETPSDDSDEEIFIKEGEVDSIITNNIEYQKRLKRIAKKSEYVQLAMHELFAGVKSLNSRIDAQEADSLLKSSLQDRGIELPFDFGIFDPLEERFTIEQIADSRSELQSSDLRASLFPNDIMGAAGYLVVRFPDQQTYLLGKIWVTLVSSLIFIVIILVCFSFAIHTIFRQKKLSEIKSDFINNMTHEFKTPISTVSLACEALRDDQIRNTEGLSERYLGIIHDENKRLGLQVEKVLQMAVIERNDFKLKLEQVNVHEIIEKALANIQIQVTSKGGQISTDLLAINQTITADQMHLTNIVYNLLDNANKYSADKPAIKIMTIDHAKGIMIKIIDKGIGMSKEVVNKIFEKFYRIPTGNLHDVKGFGLGLAYVKNMVEAHGGNIQVKSELKKGSEFTVFLPYQLNKE, translated from the coding sequence ATGAATAAATTGGCTATTAGAGGGTTGATTTTGGCCATGGGATTGGCGCTCGTGGGCCTTGTGGTATTTCAAGTCTATTGGATTGAGAGTATTATTAGTGCTAATGAGGAAGCATTCAAAAGGGATGTGCAAGACGCTTTAACTTCTGTTGCTCAAAAGTTGGAGAAGAAAGAAGCCATGATAGTCGCGGTGGATAACTTTCACACCAATTTTGCATTTAAGAGCCCATCGGAAAGCGACTCTAATCAATATGAGTTGATAGAGAGCACATTTGAAAAGAAAGTCATTCAGGTACAGGATTATGCCAAAGACTCTAGTAGACGCCCTGAGTGGTTGAGTTTCTATTTTGATTCAGAGAAAAATGATCCAAAACTTAAAAATGTTTCGATTACATTAACTGAAACTCCATCGGATGATTCGGATGAAGAGATTTTCATCAAAGAAGGTGAAGTCGATTCAATTATTACCAACAACATTGAATATCAGAAAAGATTAAAGCGAATTGCCAAGAAAAGTGAGTATGTTCAATTGGCCATGCATGAATTGTTTGCAGGGGTTAAGTCTTTGAATAGCAGAATTGATGCTCAAGAGGCAGATTCGTTACTAAAGAGTAGTCTGCAGGATCGAGGAATAGAACTACCATTTGACTTTGGCATATTTGATCCGCTGGAAGAAAGATTCACCATTGAGCAAATTGCTGACAGCAGATCTGAATTACAATCATCCGATTTAAGAGCCAGTCTTTTCCCAAACGATATCATGGGTGCTGCAGGCTATTTGGTAGTTAGGTTTCCAGATCAGCAGACTTATTTATTGGGTAAAATATGGGTGACACTAGTGTCTTCTTTAATTTTTATCGTAATCATTCTGGTTTGCTTCTCTTTTGCCATTCATACGATTTTCAGACAAAAGAAACTTTCGGAGATAAAAAGTGATTTCATCAATAACATGACCCACGAGTTTAAAACCCCGATATCAACGGTTTCATTGGCCTGTGAAGCACTTCGTGATGATCAAATTAGAAATACTGAAGGGCTTAGTGAAAGGTACCTGGGTATTATACATGATGAGAATAAACGTTTGGGACTTCAGGTCGAAAAAGTTCTTCAAATGGCGGTGATAGAGCGGAATGATTTCAAGCTAAAGCTGGAACAGGTCAACGTACACGAGATTATAGAAAAGGCTCTGGCCAATATTCAAATTCAGGTAACAAGTAAAGGAGGGCAGATATCAACGGATTTACTGGCGATCAATCAGACGATTACTGCTGATCAAATGCACTTGACCAATATCGTGTACAACCTATTGGATAATGCGAATAAATATTCTGCGGATAAACCAGCCATCAAAATCATGACCATTGATCATGCCAAAGGCATAATGATTAAGATCATTGATAAAGGTATTGGCATGTCGAAAGAAGTAGTTAACAAGATTTTTGAAAAGTTTTATAGAATACCTACAGGCAATCTGCATGACGTAAAAGGATTTGGTCTTGGACTAGCTTATGTAAAGAACATGGTGGAGGCACATGGAGGTAATATTCAAGTGAAAAGCGAGCTGAAAAAAGGAAGTGAGTTTACTGTGTTTCTTCCTTACCAACTAAATAAAGAGTGA
- a CDS encoding YjjG family noncanonical pyrimidine nucleotidase has product MKSYKYLFFDLDHTLWDWDANASETLFDLYHRYDLGKYGVQDEVTFRDVFFHENAKLWADLDTGKIDKFYLRNNRFRIVLEAANANMRSVKEDLLVDMNANFLVECSKKKKVIDGAFEVLDFCRDQFDLHIITNGFEEIQSIKMEHSGLDQYFDKIITSEKAGHKKPSAGIYHYAIKHTGAVLEDSLMIGDNLGTDIKGARDFGMDQVYFNPAKNSHQEEVTSEITQLTQLIQLLDK; this is encoded by the coding sequence TTGAAGTCATACAAATATTTGTTCTTTGACCTGGACCATACCTTATGGGACTGGGACGCTAATGCGTCTGAAACACTTTTCGATTTATATCATAGGTACGATCTGGGCAAGTATGGGGTGCAGGATGAAGTTACATTTCGAGATGTTTTTTTTCATGAAAATGCGAAACTATGGGCGGATTTGGATACAGGTAAAATTGATAAATTCTATCTAAGAAATAACCGCTTTCGTATTGTACTGGAGGCCGCCAATGCCAATATGAGGAGTGTAAAAGAGGATTTGCTGGTAGACATGAATGCCAATTTTCTAGTGGAATGTTCCAAAAAGAAAAAAGTAATTGATGGAGCCTTTGAGGTACTGGACTTTTGTAGAGATCAGTTTGATCTACATATCATCACGAATGGTTTTGAAGAGATTCAATCCATAAAAATGGAACACTCAGGCTTGGATCAATATTTTGATAAAATCATTACATCAGAAAAGGCGGGACATAAAAAACCGAGTGCTGGGATTTACCATTATGCAATAAAGCATACCGGAGCAGTTTTAGAAGACTCATTGATGATTGGTGACAACCTTGGGACAGACATCAAAGGTGCTCGTGATTTTGGAATGGATCAGGTCTATTTCAATCCGGCAAAGAATAGTCATCAAGAGGAGGTTACATCTGAAATCACTCAATTGACTCAATTGATCCAACTGCTGGATAAATAA
- a CDS encoding metalloregulator ArsR/SmtB family transcription factor → MQLKHFNLQFGSQIFKSFSEEARVRIMFLLFNENELSISDIEHVLDFTQTKTSRHITYLKHAGLLNSRKKDQWVFYQIKEEVMGMVSQIFKFLNKDQQLQKDLETLKVLHSNRELSINKKPFQY, encoded by the coding sequence ATGCAGCTAAAGCATTTTAATCTTCAGTTTGGTTCGCAAATTTTCAAGTCGTTCTCAGAAGAGGCAAGAGTGCGAATTATGTTTTTGTTGTTCAATGAAAACGAATTAAGCATTTCGGATATAGAGCATGTATTGGATTTTACACAGACGAAAACTTCAAGACATATCACTTATTTAAAACATGCCGGTTTGTTGAATTCCAGAAAGAAAGATCAATGGGTGTTTTATCAAATCAAGGAGGAGGTTATGGGCATGGTGTCTCAAATTTTTAAGTTTCTCAACAAGGATCAGCAACTCCAAAAGGATTTAGAAACGCTCAAAGTCCTTCACTCGAATAGAGAGTTATCCATCAACAAAAAACCATTTCAATATTGA
- a CDS encoding carboxypeptidase-like regulatory domain-containing protein, which yields MKHILAALFGIIFMSYAFVSFGQTDQRIIQFSGIVVGEDSTSGVPGVHIFVPKGGRGTTSNPYGYFSMPVLENDSLIISAVGYEKMHLIIPEGGNDNYTVIVELLPDTTFLPELEVYPFPTEELLKEAILAMQVPYQYQYKNMQQSLDQAMLNKMYRNLPMNAGNNYNYYVNQQMLTYNARFQTTSVPLLNPFAWGEFIKSLKRNKNKK from the coding sequence GTGAAGCACATTTTAGCAGCTCTCTTCGGTATCATATTCATGTCCTATGCCTTTGTTTCATTTGGGCAAACGGATCAAAGAATCATTCAGTTTTCTGGAATCGTGGTAGGTGAAGACAGTACATCCGGAGTGCCTGGAGTGCACATTTTCGTGCCTAAAGGAGGAAGAGGAACTACTTCCAATCCGTATGGCTACTTCTCCATGCCTGTGCTTGAAAATGATAGTCTGATTATCAGTGCAGTTGGTTATGAAAAAATGCACTTGATTATTCCTGAAGGAGGAAATGACAACTATACGGTAATTGTAGAATTGTTGCCTGACACCACCTTCTTGCCAGAGCTTGAAGTCTATCCATTCCCTACAGAAGAACTTCTAAAAGAAGCAATTCTTGCTATGCAAGTGCCTTATCAATATCAATATAAAAATATGCAACAAAGTCTGGATCAGGCCATGTTGAATAAAATGTATAGGAATCTTCCTATGAATGCTGGTAACAACTACAACTACTATGTAAACCAGCAAATGCTCACTTACAATGCTAGGTTCCAGACTACTTCTGTGCCTCTGCTCAATCCTTTTGCCTGGGGTGAATTTATCAAATCACTCAAACGCAACAAGAACAAAAAGTAG
- a CDS encoding AMP-binding protein, whose translation MNEKLDIDNLPTLTEMLYHWEQVKPDEVFLRQPTGDQWTTYTWAESIDQIRRMANYLIELNLPLLSKIAIVSKNCAHWILADQAITMAGHVSVPLYPNLTADQLNEILIHSESKVLFTGKLEDWDTMKDGVPKDMHGIALPLSTETAYEKWDEIMERTPPLKENPIPKSEDMVAILYTSGTTGTPKGVMLHHNNYKLAVRAVQKVLSVIDKPHRFFSYLPLCHVAERGVVETCGIYSGGSISFVESLDTFVQNLQDTQPTIFFGVPRIWTKFQHGVLAKISQKKLDFLLRVPLLSGLIKNKIKKGLGLSQAEILVTAAAPCPRSLHEWYQKMDLSLLELYGMTENHGICTIIPLDAMQMGSVGTAYPDMDIRIDADTGEILMKADWVMSGYFKEPELSAQVLADDYLHTGDMGELDAKGYLTITGRIKDTFKTAKGKFVVPGPIEWGFALNTDVEQICVLGRSLPQPIALIVLSEIGLSKSQEDVLHGLKETISQVVQNLVDYEKIKKAIIVKEPWSIENGILTPTMKIKRNVLEHRYTEKLEEWYSHPETIIWEQMSTA comes from the coding sequence ATGAATGAAAAACTAGACATCGACAACCTGCCAACCCTCACAGAAATGTTGTACCACTGGGAACAGGTGAAGCCCGACGAGGTTTTTCTTCGGCAGCCTACTGGAGATCAATGGACCACCTATACCTGGGCGGAATCAATTGATCAAATTCGTAGGATGGCGAATTATCTGATAGAATTGAACCTTCCTCTACTAAGCAAGATCGCCATTGTATCAAAGAATTGTGCACATTGGATACTCGCTGATCAGGCCATTACGATGGCAGGACATGTCTCTGTACCCTTGTACCCCAACCTGACCGCCGATCAGCTCAACGAGATACTAATCCACTCTGAATCGAAAGTGCTATTTACAGGAAAGCTCGAAGACTGGGATACAATGAAAGATGGGGTTCCTAAGGATATGCATGGTATTGCTTTGCCACTGAGTACCGAAACAGCTTATGAAAAATGGGATGAAATCATGGAGCGAACACCTCCATTGAAAGAAAATCCTATCCCCAAATCAGAGGATATGGTGGCGATCCTCTACACCTCTGGGACTACTGGTACTCCCAAAGGAGTTATGCTACATCATAATAACTACAAGTTGGCTGTTCGTGCCGTGCAAAAAGTACTTTCCGTGATAGACAAACCACACCGGTTTTTTTCATACCTACCGCTATGCCATGTGGCCGAACGTGGAGTGGTTGAGACTTGCGGAATTTACTCGGGAGGCTCTATATCTTTTGTTGAGTCCCTGGATACATTTGTGCAAAACCTACAGGACACACAGCCTACCATCTTTTTTGGCGTCCCCAGGATTTGGACAAAATTTCAACACGGAGTCTTAGCCAAAATCTCCCAGAAAAAACTGGACTTCCTACTCAGAGTACCTCTTCTTAGTGGATTGATCAAAAACAAAATCAAGAAAGGACTGGGCCTAAGCCAAGCAGAAATATTGGTTACCGCAGCTGCTCCTTGTCCTCGATCCTTGCACGAATGGTACCAAAAAATGGACCTTTCCCTCCTGGAACTCTATGGCATGACAGAAAATCATGGCATCTGTACGATCATACCACTGGATGCGATGCAGATGGGTTCTGTAGGAACTGCTTATCCTGATATGGATATTAGAATAGATGCAGATACCGGCGAAATATTGATGAAAGCAGATTGGGTCATGTCTGGATACTTCAAGGAACCCGAGCTGTCTGCTCAAGTATTGGCTGATGACTACCTCCACACCGGAGATATGGGCGAGCTGGATGCAAAAGGCTATCTGACCATTACTGGAAGAATAAAAGACACATTTAAAACCGCAAAAGGAAAATTCGTAGTACCAGGGCCAATCGAATGGGGATTTGCTCTCAATACCGATGTCGAACAAATCTGTGTATTGGGTAGAAGCTTGCCACAGCCTATTGCTTTAATTGTACTTTCGGAAATCGGCCTGAGCAAGTCTCAGGAAGATGTACTCCATGGATTGAAAGAAACCATCTCGCAAGTGGTGCAAAATTTGGTGGACTACGAAAAAATCAAAAAAGCGATTATAGTAAAGGAACCTTGGAGTATTGAGAACGGAATTTTGACTCCTACTATGAAAATTAAACGCAACGTACTTGAGCATCGTTATACAGAAAAACTAGAAGAATGGTACAGTCATCCAGAAACCATCATTTGGGAACAAATGTCTACTGCATGA
- the lipB gene encoding lipoyl(octanoyl) transferase LipB: MNVVRNKETEFIDLGLIDYQEAWDYQTKLFDQTVALKIENRKKEETDQTITPNYLIFCSHPHVYTLGKSGDQANLLLDEKGLEEKHATFYKINRGGDITYHGPGQIVGYPILDLDNFFTDIHKYLRLLEEAIILTLADYGIAAGRIDGLTGVWIDIDNPAKARKICAMGVKSSRWVTMHGFAFNVMTDLNYFQNIIPCGIDDKAVTSLEFELGEKPDMNEVQERLKGHLADLFELDLIDS, translated from the coding sequence ATGAATGTAGTGCGGAATAAAGAAACAGAATTTATAGACTTGGGATTGATTGATTATCAAGAGGCTTGGGATTACCAAACCAAATTGTTCGATCAAACCGTTGCACTCAAAATTGAAAACCGGAAAAAAGAAGAAACCGATCAAACGATAACTCCTAATTATCTGATCTTCTGCTCACACCCTCATGTCTACACATTAGGGAAGTCTGGTGATCAAGCTAACCTTTTGCTAGACGAAAAAGGGCTGGAAGAGAAACATGCCACCTTCTATAAAATCAATCGCGGTGGTGACATCACCTATCATGGACCAGGCCAGATTGTAGGTTACCCCATTCTGGATTTAGATAATTTTTTTACTGACATTCATAAGTACCTCAGGTTGCTTGAAGAAGCGATCATTCTCACGTTGGCGGATTATGGGATAGCAGCGGGTAGAATCGATGGATTGACGGGGGTTTGGATAGATATTGACAACCCTGCAAAAGCTCGTAAAATTTGTGCTATGGGTGTGAAATCCAGCCGATGGGTGACAATGCACGGCTTTGCCTTCAACGTAATGACCGATCTGAATTATTTCCAGAATATCATCCCCTGTGGCATTGATGATAAAGCGGTGACTTCATTGGAATTTGAGTTAGGCGAAAAGCCGGATATGAATGAAGTGCAAGAAAGATTAAAAGGACATTTAGCGGATTTGTTTGAGTTAGATCTAATCGATTCTTAA